The Polaribacter sp. HaHaR_3_91 genomic sequence TCATAATCATGAAAAGAATCTACAATTTCATCTGCAAAACGCACAAAACCATAAATATTATAAATATCTGTTCTAATTTTTGGAGACAACATATTTACAGCCAAAGAAAAAGAAGTGCTGTATTTTTTTGTAACCAACTTACTGCATTCACTAGAAACGCTATCAAATAGTTCTTTCATAATTATAGTTGATTTTTAAAGATTAATTCTGATGCAATTTTTCCAGATATTAAAGCAGGAGGAACTCCAGGACCAGGAACCGTTAGCTGTCCCGTAAAATACAAATTTTTTATTTTACTACTTTTAATTTTTGGTCTTAAAAAAGCAGTTTGCAAAAGTGTATTTGCCATTCCGTACGCATTTCCTTTGTATGAGTTGTATTCACTTTTAAAATCATTTACACAAAAAGACTTCTTAAACAATACATGTTTTTTTACTTCCTGACCTGTTAACTTCTCAAACCTGTCCATAATTTTATGGAAATATTCTTCTCTCAGTTCATCCGTATCCTCTATTCCAGGAGCCAGAGGTATTAGAAAAAAACCAGCTTCTTTACCTTCTGGTGCAGAAGTTTTATCTGTAATAGATGTAAAATTCGCATAAAAGAGAGGATCTGTTGGCCATTGCGGTTTATCATAAATTTCTTTAGCGTGTGCATCAAAATCGGTATCAAAGAACAGCGTGTGATGACTTACGTTTTCTATTTTTTTATCAAAACCAACATAAAACAACAAAGAGGATGGAGCAAAGGTTTTTTTCTCCCAATAACTTTCTGAATACTGTCTTACATTTTTATCTAACAAAGTTTCTGTATGATGATAATCTGCTCCACTTAAAACTAAATCCGTTTTAATTTCTTTTCCATTTACCAATAAACCAGTTACATTTTTAGAAGTATCAGTTATAATTTTTTCAACATTGGCATTCGTTTTAAACTTAACCCCTAAACTTTTAGCCAAGGAAACCATACCTTCTATTACGGTATACATACCTCCTCTTGGGTGCCATGTTCCTAACCCGAAATCTGCATAATTCATAAAATTATAAAATGCAGGAGTATTATTTGGTTTTGCTCCTA encodes the following:
- a CDS encoding NAD(P)/FAD-dependent oxidoreductase, with translation MKKKIYIIGSGFSALSASCYLAKAGYEVIILEKNDTLGGRARQYKKDGFTFDIGPSWYWMPDVFERFFADFDKKPSDYYTLDKLNPGYEVYFGENSSVKIASELKKIYQLFEDEEKGSAKHLKTFLDSAKSNYDTAIKDLVYQPGVSPLELVNTTTIARVSQFFSTIRKQVRKDIKSEKLIKILEFPVLFLGAKPNNTPAFYNFMNYADFGLGTWHPRGGMYTVIEGMVSLAKSLGVKFKTNANVEKIITDTSKNVTGLLVNGKEIKTDLVLSGADYHHTETLLDKNVRQYSESYWEKKTFAPSSLLFYVGFDKKIENVSHHTLFFDTDFDAHAKEIYDKPQWPTDPLFYANFTSITDKTSAPEGKEAGFFLIPLAPGIEDTDELREEYFHKIMDRFEKLTGQEVKKHVLFKKSFCVNDFKSEYNSYKGNAYGMANTLLQTAFLRPKIKSSKIKNLYFTGQLTVPGPGVPPALISGKIASELIFKNQL